The stretch of DNA AATTTATACCCACTTTAACTCCGGGATTGAAACTGGAATTTATACCTGTTTTAACGTTATCTCCAAACACTGCACCAAGTTTTCTAATACCGCAGTCAAATTTTTCGCCTTTAATTTTCATCTTGACATTTTTATTATCAAAACGCAGGTTTGCAATGTTTGTACCTGCAGCAACGTTACAGTTAGCTCCAATTACTGAATCACCGACATATGAAAGGTGATTAACATTAGTACCATCCATTATAATTGAATTTTTAATTTCAACTGCATTTCCCACGTTTACGTTATTTCCAAGGTATGTATATTTTCTCAAATAGGAATTAGGTCCAATATCACAGCCTTCTCCAATAAAAACAGGACCCAAAATGTAAGTTCCAGACCTGATGATACTGTTTTTTCCAAGAATTATCTTGCCGTGGATTGTGACTCCTTCTTCAATTTCACCCTGGATATCCTCTTCCATTTCACTTATGAAATGTTCATTGACATTTAGAAGCTCCCATGGTCTTCCAACATCAATCCATTTATTATTAGATTTAAGCCCTCGTACTATTTTATTTTCGTTCATCTGAATTTTAAGGGAATCTGTTATTTCATATTCTCCTCTTTCAGACTTTTCTGTCCTGTCTATTGCATCAAAAATTGTTTTATCAAAAAGGTATATCCCGGCATTTATAAGGTTACTTGGAGCTTCTCCAGGAGCTGGTTTTTCAATAATATTTTTAATTATGTCGTTTTCTATTTCTACAACTCCAAATGAAGATGGATCTTCAACTTCAGTAAGCATGAGAATTGATGAAGTTTCCTCTGACTCATATTTTACTATTAAATCCACAATAAGCTCTGGATCAACTATTATATCCCCATTCAGAACTATAAATTCATCATCAATCATATCGCGGGCAGAATTTATGGCATGTGCGGTTCCGAGTCTTTTTTCCTGAGTGATGTAATCAATGTTAACTCCAAATGAAGAACCATCTTCAAAATAATCTTCAATAGCCTCTTTTTTATAGCCTACAACCATTATTATATCTTTAATACCTGCATCTCTCAGCGCTTCTAAATTATATTGAAGTATTGGTTTTCCTCCAACCTGCAGCATTGTTTTTGGTCTTGTTAATGTTAACGGGCGCATCCTTGTGCCTTCACCTGCCGTAAGCAATACTCCTTTCATAATATTCCCTCTATAAATTCTCTGGATTTAGTTCTAATTGATTGAGCTATTTCAACATTTCTACCCTCTAAAGTAATCCTTATGTAAGATTCGGTACCCGAAGGCCTTATTAGAACCCAGCTTCCATCTTTCATGGAAATTCTAACTCCATCTATGAAATTGACATCATTTACATCTTCGAAATAATCTGGAAGTTCCTCTTTGACTTTTTCCATTATCAGTGTCTTTTGAATGTTTTCACATTCTATTTTATCTCTCACTGTTGGATAACTGGGTATTTCATTTAAAAGTTTAGAAAGAGGACCATATTTTTCCACAATTTCTATAACCTTAAGTGCAGAAAGTATTCCATCAGGACACATGCAGAAATCTGGATGGAGCCATGTACCAGAAGGCTCACCACCAAATGCAGCATTACACTCCACTATTGCCTCTGCAACATGAACATCTCCTACTTTAGTACGTACTACTTCACCGCCGGATTCTTTCATACATTTATCCACACAGAATGACGCGTCAACAGTTGTAACTATTTTTCCACCAATTTTACTTGATACAAGTGCTAAAAGCTTATCAAAATCTGCCATCTTTCCTTCATCATCGATTGCAACCATTCTATCTGCATCACCATCATGTGCAATTCCAATGTCCGCCCCTGTAGCTTTAACAACTTTCATAAGTTCAGAAAGATTTGCCTCTGAGGGTTCTGGCATTCTACCCGGGAAAAATCCGTCGGGTTGGCTGTTTAAAGTTAAAACTTCACAACCTGCCTTTCTAAGCACTGTTGGAGATACAAAAGAACCTGCCCCATTTGCACAATCGACAACAACTTTAAGGCCTCCTTTAATATCTACATTGTTCAGTAAGTCGTCCATGTACCCTGAGATAATGCTGCTGTTATCTTTAATATCCCCTATATGTTCCCATGAAACTTTAGAGAAAGTCTTCTCATGGACTATTTTTTCTATTGTTCTTTCCTGATCCTGAGTATAAGCCATACCTTTTGGATTCCATAGTTTTATTCCGTTGTACTGGGAAGGATTATGAGATGCAGTTATCATGATTCCTATATCTGCATTGAGTTTCATTGCTGCATATCCAACCAACGGCGTTGGAACCATTCCAAGCCGAATTACATCGCAGCCGCATTGTAATATCCCTGCGATGATTGCATTTTCAACCATCTTATTTGAAGTCCGTGTATCATATCCTATAACAGCTTTACGCCCTTTTCCACCAACATATGTTGCTGCTGCCATTCCAACATCTGTTATTAAGTTTAAAGTGATTTCACTGCCTATTTTACCTCTGATACCTGATGTACCAAATAGTCTTGGAATCATATCTGTCATACAATACACCGTTTTTACTTAATTAGGCTCCAAATTTTTCAGACTTGTTCATGAAATCCATTAATATATTCATGATATCGGAGCCTCTTATTCTGCATAATCCGCCATATGCTGCTGCCCTTTCACTAAAACTGTTAACATTATCCACTTTAACTTCAGGTCCCTTTATGATAATAGGAACAGGATCTCCTGTGTGATCCATTACAGAAATTGGAGTTGAATGATCTGCAGTTAAAATGAAATAAAGATCATCTATTTTCATTACTTCCTCAATTACAGCGTCTACTTTTTCGATGAATTTCACCTTTTCTTCCATCTGCCCGTCGTGACCTGCTTCATCTGCGCCGTCTATATTAATTAATATAAATTCATAATCATCATTCTTTGCTGCTTCAACAATACTTGCAGTCATATTTTCAAGGTTGGTATCAATTCCACCGGTAGCCCCTTCAACATCAATTAAATCCATACCAGTTATTTTTCCAATTCCTTTAATAAGCCCTGTTTCTGCTATGCATGCAGCCTTTACTCCATATTTTTCTCCAAATGGAATAATATGAGGAACTGCACCTACTCCTCGAGGTAAAACCACATTTGCAGGGTTTTCTCCTTCATTTATTCTTTTAAGATTTACAGGGTGATCTTTTAAAAGATCATATGAAGTTTTAACGAATTTATTTAATATTGCTGCTGTTTTTGCTGCTTCAGGAGAATCATCTAAAGGAACAACTTCTTTAGGAGGTTTTCCTTCATGTTTTGGATCGGCGTCGGATACTTTATCAGATAATCCGGCTCCCCTAAGTACAAGTACAGCCCGGTGTCCTGTAGATTCTTTAAATATTATTTCTATATCTTCAAATCCTTCTAATTTTAAAGAATTTATAGATCCCGCAATTTCTTCTGTACCTTCTCTTATTCTCCCGGCTCTCCTATCTACAATAATACCATTTTCATCTTGGGTTGAAAAGTTACATCTAAAGGCTATATCTCCAGCTATAACATCTAGCCCTATTCCTGCTGCTTCAAATGGCCCCCTGCCAGTATAAACTTCATAAGGGTCATAACCCAGTATTGAAATATGAGAAGTATCACTCCCTGCCCTTATGCCTGGGCGTATCGGATCCATGATACCATTTATGCCTATTTCAGCTAATTTATCCATATTTGGAGTGTTTGCAGCTTCAAGTGGAGTTTTATATCCAAGATCTTTTATAGGACGATCTCCCATCCCGTCTATTATCATTATAATTCCTTTCACACTATCACCCAACTATGTAAACATTGTGCGTTATACCTATTAAACTATAAGAATTCCTAAAATTGCCCCTGATACAGTAGCTAAAAGATTAACATGTTCATTTGTAAGATAATTCCTTGATTCAAGTACGGCTCCAAGAATACTGTCTACAAAACATCCGAAAGTACCAGATATAACTGCTATTTTAAGTGCAGTGAAAGGATCTGCAGATATTCCTAAAAGATAAGCAATAATACCTATAATTCCTGCACCTATAATTCCTGCAGCAGTCCCCAGCGGAGAGATTCCTCCATCTGTTCCAGGCGGGACTTTTTTAAAAGTAGTTATAAGCCTAGGATGCTTATCTACAACTCCTATTTCACTTGCAAGTGTATCTGAAGTTGCAACTGCAATGGAACCTATAAACCCAGCATAATTTCCAAATGCCGCCATAACAAAAGGAACTATTCCATTAGAAATTACATTTTTTACACTTCTTGTACCCTCGTAAATACCCATTTCCTTCTTGTATTCATGTTTATATTTGGTAAATATCAGGCCAAGAATCAGGAAAGCAAAAATTAAAAGAAGCCAGTTAACTCCAGCAGTAAAAATAATAATTATACCCATGATAATCATGAAAATGGATCCTAAAAGATCGAGGGCTCCTTTAAGGTATATTAAAAGCCCTACGATTACAAGTAAGATCACATATTCTAAATATATCATTTATCTCCCAGATATTTTAGTAACTAAACTGATTATGCTGGTTCTTCAGCTACTTGAGTTTTAATTATTTCAACTCGTTTTAAAGGATATATTTTCTTTGTTTCGTGGTATATACTGGATGCCATTTTTCCAGTTATTACCCCTTCCACAAATTCTGGGAAAGTTTTTCCATCCACTGCCTGTTGAATAAGGTTGCCCATAGTTTCCCTTATAAACTTCTGCTGGGATGCTTTTGCCCTTTTTACGGTTATTGCAATGATATGCACATTAACTTTGTAACCGTCTTTTGTAGTTACCTCTGAAAGGGTATCTATTCTACTTGTTCCTCTTCTTATCATGCTTCTAACATAATCTGTTGTTACATGATGTCCAACAAACTTGGTGTTTGCTGTGTCTCCAGCTACGTTGTTAATCTGGAAGTAAAGTTTAACGTATTGTTTGCTGAAATCACCAGTTAATTCTCTCATTGATGATTCAACTCTTCTTTTTAAGAGTATATCTGGATCTCGTGCAGGTGTGGTTCCTATTTCTGCCTCTCCAAAATCTTTAGGAGTCATAATTTTATACCATTGTTTTTCTTTCCACGTATCACGCACTCTTCGCCTTCTAGCTTTAGCCATATTATCACCTTTATAAATTTATTTGTAAAATACCGTCCCTAATAGACTTATAGAATAATTCCTTTTATTATAACACTTATAAAAAAGGATTTCATAAAAACTATTTGGTAGATTAAATTAAATTAAAAATTTACTTAATATACAATCTCATTCCTAGTTTATAAATATATGGAAAATATCTGAGGATAAAACAGAGTTTTTATAGTAATTTTCCATTATTTTTAATTTTAAATTTATTTTTTAAAAATCCGCCCAGGTTATACACTACTATTTAGCAGGGGTAATATTTATACTTTTAATGTTCGAAAATCAAAGCCCGCAAAAATTAAAAAATTTTAAGAATATTTTTAAAATAAGGGTTTTTTCATGAAGTTATAATGCTTAACAAACTTCTCAAGAACATCTTCTATGCTCCCTTCATCTTCTACAAGCCTAATTCCCGCATTTTTAATGCCAAATTTACCTTTTAAACCTGCTTGAACACATATAACAACTTCACAATCACTTATTGCATCTAATGATTTTTGCCACTGGTGTTTTTCACCCTCGGTTTTAAGAGATTCTCTTTTTTCTATGAAATTCATATTTTTTTCATCAAATTCATAAATCATGAATCCCTGCGCTTTACCAAAATGATCCACATCATTACCATTAGATGTTGCTACAGCTATTTTCATAAATGATCACTTAATTTAATATAATCTTAATTACTCAAATATTTTCTTACAAAGTCGACCTTTACTATTTTACACCCACAAAAACAGGTCTTTCCCCATTTCCAATTTCATAAATTTCATCTTTAAAATTAGAGTAGATAAAAGTTTTAAATCCAATACTTTTCATTAATTCATCGACCTTCTTTATTTCAAAGATTCCCAATTTATGTTCATCAATGTCAAAATCAACTTTTCCATTCTCTTTTACCAGAAAAATAAAATTTGAATTAAGAACTCCGTTTTCCAAATGTGCTTTAGAAATCCGGGCTAATTTTAGGTCTTTATCAACTACAGTATCAACACTTAAATGTCCGTCAACCCAGTTTTCCTTATTGATCCCCAGATCAAAGATTAAAACACCGCCTTTATTTAAATGGCCATAAAAATTAGTTAAAGTCAATTTCAGCTCTTCAGCTGTAACATTGTAATTCATGGCACTGAACATACAGATTACAACATCGAATTTTCGCCCTAAATCAAGTTTTTTCATGTCTCCAGTTATAAACTCAACATCCGGCACTTTTTCTTGGGCAATTTTTAACATTTCTTTGCTTATATCAATCCCCAGAATTTCAAAATCATCCTTCAAAAAATGGGCATGTCTTCCAGTTCCACATGCAATATCCAAAAGTACATTACTTTCGCTGTTCCCATGTTTGTTTACAGCCCATTTTATAAATTTAGATTCCCTTTTGTGGTCTAATTTTTCATAGATCTTATCATAATAACCTGCAAATTTTTTATAAAGCTGTTCTTCAGTCATTTTAACACCTGAAAAAGTTAAAAATAGATATAATTAAAAAAAATTTATAAATTTTGATTATTCGCTTATTTTTTTAATTAAAGTTGCCACATTGTATCCAAATTTCTTGATAGTCCTCATTCCTTCTTCATCATCCTGCACATCTCCAGGGGCATGGC from Methanobacterium veterum encodes:
- the glmM gene encoding phosphoglucosamine mutase; protein product: MTDMIPRLFGTSGIRGKIGSEITLNLITDVGMAAATYVGGKGRKAVIGYDTRTSNKMVENAIIAGILQCGCDVIRLGMVPTPLVGYAAMKLNADIGIMITASHNPSQYNGIKLWNPKGMAYTQDQERTIEKIVHEKTFSKVSWEHIGDIKDNSSIISGYMDDLLNNVDIKGGLKVVVDCANGAGSFVSPTVLRKAGCEVLTLNSQPDGFFPGRMPEPSEANLSELMKVVKATGADIGIAHDGDADRMVAIDDEGKMADFDKLLALVSSKIGGKIVTTVDASFCVDKCMKESGGEVVRTKVGDVHVAEAIVECNAAFGGEPSGTWLHPDFCMCPDGILSALKVIEIVEKYGPLSKLLNEIPSYPTVRDKIECENIQKTLIMEKVKEELPDYFEDVNDVNFIDGVRISMKDGSWVLIRPSGTESYIRITLEGRNVEIAQSIRTKSREFIEGIL
- a CDS encoding 30S ribosomal protein S3ae, whose amino-acid sequence is MAKARRRRVRDTWKEKQWYKIMTPKDFGEAEIGTTPARDPDILLKRRVESSMRELTGDFSKQYVKLYFQINNVAGDTANTKFVGHHVTTDYVRSMIRRGTSRIDTLSEVTTKDGYKVNVHIIAITVKRAKASQQKFIRETMGNLIQQAVDGKTFPEFVEGVITGKMASSIYHETKKIYPLKRVEIIKTQVAEEPA
- a CDS encoding NifB/NifX family molybdenum-iron cluster-binding protein encodes the protein MKIAVATSNGNDVDHFGKAQGFMIYEFDEKNMNFIEKRESLKTEGEKHQWQKSLDAISDCEVVICVQAGLKGKFGIKNAGIRLVEDEGSIEDVLEKFVKHYNFMKKPLF
- a CDS encoding TIGR00297 family protein encodes the protein MIYLEYVILLVIVGLLIYLKGALDLLGSIFMIIMGIIIIFTAGVNWLLLIFAFLILGLIFTKYKHEYKKEMGIYEGTRSVKNVISNGIVPFVMAAFGNYAGFIGSIAVATSDTLASEIGVVDKHPRLITTFKKVPPGTDGGISPLGTAAGIIGAGIIGIIAYLLGISADPFTALKIAVISGTFGCFVDSILGAVLESRNYLTNEHVNLLATVSGAILGILIV
- a CDS encoding 2,3-bisphosphoglycerate-independent phosphoglycerate mutase, with translation MKGIIMIIDGMGDRPIKDLGYKTPLEAANTPNMDKLAEIGINGIMDPIRPGIRAGSDTSHISILGYDPYEVYTGRGPFEAAGIGLDVIAGDIAFRCNFSTQDENGIIVDRRAGRIREGTEEIAGSINSLKLEGFEDIEIIFKESTGHRAVLVLRGAGLSDKVSDADPKHEGKPPKEVVPLDDSPEAAKTAAILNKFVKTSYDLLKDHPVNLKRINEGENPANVVLPRGVGAVPHIIPFGEKYGVKAACIAETGLIKGIGKITGMDLIDVEGATGGIDTNLENMTASIVEAAKNDDYEFILINIDGADEAGHDGQMEEKVKFIEKVDAVIEEVMKIDDLYFILTADHSTPISVMDHTGDPVPIIIKGPEVKVDNVNSFSERAAAYGGLCRIRGSDIMNILMDFMNKSEKFGA
- a CDS encoding class I SAM-dependent DNA methyltransferase; protein product: MTEEQLYKKFAGYYDKIYEKLDHKRESKFIKWAVNKHGNSESNVLLDIACGTGRHAHFLKDDFEILGIDISKEMLKIAQEKVPDVEFITGDMKKLDLGRKFDVVICMFSAMNYNVTAEELKLTLTNFYGHLNKGGVLIFDLGINKENWVDGHLSVDTVVDKDLKLARISKAHLENGVLNSNFIFLVKENGKVDFDIDEHKLGIFEIKKVDELMKSIGFKTFIYSNFKDEIYEIGNGERPVFVGVK
- the glmU gene encoding bifunctional sugar-1-phosphate nucleotidylyltransferase/acetyltransferase, which produces MKGVLLTAGEGTRMRPLTLTRPKTMLQVGGKPILQYNLEALRDAGIKDIIMVVGYKKEAIEDYFEDGSSFGVNIDYITQEKRLGTAHAINSARDMIDDEFIVLNGDIIVDPELIVDLIVKYESEETSSILMLTEVEDPSSFGVVEIENDIIKNIIEKPAPGEAPSNLINAGIYLFDKTIFDAIDRTEKSERGEYEITDSLKIQMNENKIVRGLKSNNKWIDVGRPWELLNVNEHFISEMEEDIQGEIEEGVTIHGKIILGKNSIIRSGTYILGPVFIGEGCDIGPNSYLRKYTYLGNNVNVGNAVEIKNSIIMDGTNVNHLSYVGDSVIGANCNVAAGTNIANLRFDNKNVKMKIKGEKFDCGIRKLGAVFGDNVKTGINSSFNPGVKVGINSAVGSGTIIYEDIPSNTLVLVKQEYKIIKYDE